A genomic region of Terriglobia bacterium contains the following coding sequences:
- a CDS encoding class I SAM-dependent methyltransferase, whose product MATKPPRASDWATHARMNAANRWERPSAAMGRGATQAIVDFARPQPGMKVLDVASGTGAPALLVARRVAPDGHVIATDLSPEPLKIAAQRARDRGLTNISFEVEDVHRLRFPDENFDLVTSRLGVMFFADLPRALSELRRVLKPGGRVAILAWGPMEQPYFQATGMILMRHIGGDLPPAAKQVFKFGERGTLAAALTAAGFRDVNEELHTVPWVWHGSIDELWQYYQAVTIPFRPVLEQIRPEQMEPITRDVHAAFSRFWDGEKVNMTADFVLAAGVR is encoded by the coding sequence ATGGCAACCAAGCCTCCAAGGGCCTCCGACTGGGCAACTCACGCGCGCATGAACGCCGCCAACCGCTGGGAGCGCCCCTCGGCGGCAATGGGTCGCGGCGCCACCCAAGCGATTGTTGACTTCGCGCGGCCGCAACCTGGCATGAAGGTGCTCGACGTAGCCAGCGGCACCGGCGCGCCGGCGCTGCTCGTGGCGCGACGGGTTGCGCCGGACGGCCACGTTATCGCCACCGATCTGTCGCCCGAGCCGCTGAAGATCGCCGCCCAGCGCGCCCGCGACCGCGGCCTCACCAACATCAGCTTCGAAGTCGAGGACGTGCATCGCCTGCGATTTCCCGACGAGAACTTCGACCTTGTGACCTCGCGACTCGGCGTCATGTTCTTCGCCGACCTGCCGCGCGCCCTGAGCGAGCTACGGCGCGTGCTCAAGCCGGGCGGCCGTGTCGCCATCCTCGCCTGGGGTCCGATGGAGCAGCCGTATTTTCAAGCCACCGGCATGATCCTCATGCGGCACATCGGCGGCGACTTGCCTCCAGCCGCCAAGCAGGTGTTCAAGTTCGGCGAGCGCGGTACGCTGGCCGCCGCGCTTACCGCCGCCGGATTCCGCGACGTCAACGAAGAACTCCACACCGTACCGTGGGTGTGGCACGGCTCCATTGACGAGCTCTGGCAGTATTACCAGGCGGTGACCATCCCGTTTCGTCCCGTGCTGGAGCAAATCCGCCCCGAACAGATGGAACCGATCACCCGCGACGTCCACGCCGCTTTCTCCCGCTTCTGGGACGGCGAGAAAGTGAACATGACGGCGGACTTTGTGCTCGCGGCCGGGGTTCGATAA